The Leptolyngbya sp. 'hensonii' sequence TTTTTATACCTCGGTGATTACGGGTAAGCCAATGATGACCTTTGCGACCCCGATTACAAGCAAGGAACGGGGGCGGGTAGCAGTCGTGGCGGTTGACCTGAACCTGGATGGCATTGATGCCATTATTCGAGAAAAAACGGGTCTGGGGAAAACCGGTGAAACCTATCTGGTCGGCAGTCTGGAACGGAAAAACACCTTTATTTCCGGGGAAAAATATGGACAGAAAGTCTTTGTTGATGGCATTTCCAGCATCGGGATTGACTCTGCGATGAATGCCAGGGATGGCAGTGGTCTTTACAAGAACTATGCCAAAGTCCCTGTGATTGGGGTTTATGTCTGGTTGGAGAATCAGAACCTAGCACTGCTGGCTGAGATGAATCAGAGTGAAGCCTTTGCGCCAGCCCGCCAGTTAGCTCGGGATATTCTGCTGCTCGGGTTAAGCTCAGCAACCCTGCTGCTGGTGGCAGTGTACTTGATGTCTCGCCGGATCACCCAACCCGTGCTGGCAATTACCAATGCGGCGATCGAAGTGGCCAATGGCAATTTAATGTCCACCGCCCCGGTTATGACCCAGGATGAAATTGGCATTCTGGCCCAGGCGTTCAATAAGATGACCAGCCAGTTGAAGCTATCGAATGCCCAGGTATCGGAGTATTCTCGCACGCTGGAGCACCAAGTCGAAGAACGCACGGCGGAGCTGGCCAGGGCCATGAGCGAAACCCAGGCAGCTCTGGCCTATGTGGGGGCTGTGATTGATAATCTGGCTGATGCACTTCTGGTGACCGATCCGAATGGGCGAATTAATCAAGCCAATCCTGCTCTGGAAGTTATTTATGGTCTCAAAGAGTCGGTCTTACTAGGGCAAGGTGTGCAGCAACTCCTGGGTGAAGAGGCCAGAACCCTGATCGAAGAAACCAAACAGAATCCAGGAGAGGCTAAGACTAAGGAATTTAAGTTACCTGGAAACCGTATTGGTAAAGCCGTAGCCACCGCGATCTTTAAAGTGGGGCCAGCGGAAGCAGGAGAAAATCTTTATACCGGCACCGTGATCCTGATTCGGGATATTACCCGTGAGAAGGAAGTCGATCAGATGAAGACAGACTTCATTTCGACCGTGTCTCATGAGTTGCGAACCCCCCTGACTTCAGTCCTGGGGTTTGCCAAGTTAATCCAGAAGAAGTTGGAAGAAAATATCTTCCCGGTCATTCAGACCGATGACAAAAAAGTCCAACGGGCCATGCGTCAGGTTGGGGAAAACATTGACATCATCGTGTCAGAGGGGCAGCGACTAACGACCCTGATCAATGATGTGCTGGATGTGGCCAAGATGGAGGCCGGTAAACTCGATTGGAAGATGGAACCGCTCCGAATTACCGAGATCCTCGATCGAGCCCTTGCCTCCACCTCGGCCCTGTTTGAACAGAAGGGGCTGCAACTTGTTCGGGAGGTTGATCCAGAACTGCCTGAATTTTTGGGCGATCGCGATCGGCTGATCCAGGTTGTCATTAATCTGATTTCTAATGCTGTGAAGTTTACGGACCAGGGGGCAGTCACCTGTAAAGCCTACAGGGCGGAGCGAGAAATTGTGGTCAGCGTGATTGACACTGGCATGGGAATCGCTGAAGTGGATCAACCCAAGGTGTTTGAGAAATTTAAGCAGGTGGGGGATACCCTGACTGATAAACCGAAAGGAACTGGCCTGGGTCTGCCAATCTGTAAGGAGATCCTGGAACACCACGGCGGCAGAATCTGGGTCGAGAGTAAGCTGGGCCAGGGGAGTATCTTTTCTTTTGCCCTGCCGTTTATTTCATCCGATGCTATCTCTGAGATCAAAACGGTCGATATCGATAAGCTGGTTCAGGAGCTACGGGACCAGGCAACTTCGACACAGTTGACTCAGAATGTAGGTCAAAAGACAGTCCTGGTTGTGGATGATGACATCAGTATTCGCGTGCTGTTGAGACAGCAACTGGAAACGGTAGGCTATCGGGTCCGCGAAGCGGAAGGGGGGATGGAAGCTATCAGTCAGGCGAAGAAAGATCCCCCGCACCTGATCATCCTGGATGTGATGATGCCCAAGATCAACGGCTTTGATGTGGCAGCGGTGATGAAGAATGATCCACTCACCATGGACATTCCCATCATCATCTACTCTGGAATTGAAGATCAAAATCGAGCCTATCGGATTGGGGTGGATCTCTACCTGACCAAATCCGGGGAGTCGGAGGAACTGCTAAAGCAGGTTGATCTGCTGATTACTCAAGGCACGTCTAAGAAAAAAGTGTTCATTGTGGATGAGGATGTCTCTACGATGAGAACCCTGGCTGAGGCTCTGGAGGCCAGAGGCTATAGTGTCGTTGAAATTATGACGGGCGAGGAGTTTAAGGAGCGGGTTCAGACATTGCAGCCGGATATGATCATTGCGGATGCTGATTTCTGGACCCAGTCAGAAATTGTCCGATCGCTTCAGTACGAAAAGGGAATGCAAAATATTTCCCTGTTGCTGTTACGGAGCAAAGCAGACGAAACGATGATGATCAATTCTGGCAATGGCAATTCTGCTGGCTCTGAAATTCCCTCTGATAGCAGCTCTGAGGCCGACCCCAACAATAGCTCAGTCTCTTCCTGAGATCAAAATCGGGAAATCCCATCCTTCACAAAGGACCCATTCAGGGTGAGTCCTCCGTTGATGGTGACATTGCCGTTGAGGACGATCGTGGGGGCCGAAATGGTCACGACAGAGGCAGTGAGGGTGATTGCGATTGGGGACAGGATATTGACTAGGGCGGCACCGGTCAGGTTCAGCATCCCTGGTGTGGGGAGGGTGATACTGAGGGAATCCGGTACTGCACTGATACTGATGCCAGGGGAAGTAAGATAGGCCTGCTGGGGTAACACCCTGGCAGAGGAGCCCGTGCCAGCGACCAGGGTCACCCCTCCCAGGGAAAGCTGATTAATATAGCCCCCGGTCAGTTCAATGCTGCTCAAAAAGTTGGCGACCTTTGCGGTCAGCATCTGAGCGGCTGTTCCGGGAACCTGGGACGCCTGCGCCCCCAGGGCTGCGAAGGCACCGGCAGAAAACAGGGTTCCCAGAATCGGGGGACTCCCGGCATTGATCACCACATTGCCGCTGGTATTCAGGTTGATCTGGGGTTGCAGGGATAGGGCGGTGGGCACATCCACCAGGCTGATACTCTGGCGGGCGGCTGTTTGTAAACTGATGCCCGATTCCGAACCTGCATCATTCAGTTTCAGTCCATGCTGACGAGAGGTTTTGAGTTGAATACAACTCACCTGAGCCCGATCAAGGTCGCACAGATCCAGGGTATGCCCTCCCGCAGTCCACAAATGGTTGCCCTTGAATCCCAGTAGGGGGGCAAGGCCAAACAGGGACGTTGCTGATCCACTTGCCTGACCGGTTTCAGATAAGGCAGCCGTGGTTGATGCATCCTGCTCGGCAAATTGGAGTTGATGCCCCACTCGGGTTTTGAAGGTTCGCAGGCGCACCGTGCCCATGTCAGAACCTGATGAAACGACGGAATTAATCGTATTGGGGGCAGAGGCGAAGCTCTCTGGCGGTTTATCAATGCCATTCCAGACCCCACCCAGGATGTAGGGTCGATGAATGTCGCCATGTTCGAATGCCACCAGAACTTCATCTCCAATTTCCGGCAGACAGTCAAACCCCCGACTGGCCCCAGCCCCCACCGCCACCATTCTGGCCCAATAACTGTTGTGCTCTTCCGATAGGGTAGGAAATTTGACCCGCACCCGTCCCCAGCCGTTGGGGTCCCGATTTTCGGTGACGATGCCCACCAGGAAGGTCTGGCCGGGTCGCAGGGGATGGCGAGGGGCGATCGTACTCAACAGATCCCCACTCCGCAGCCCCCGCACACTGAATTCTGTCGTGTAGATATTGTTGTCGTACAGATGTCGGGTTTCAGTGACATAATACTGACCCGTGTATTTGCCCATATCTGTGAGCTTGACGACCCGTCCAGCCCGAATCTCCGGATTGCCTTCCGCCCGCGCATCGGCATAGATGAATTCCCCACCCAGCTCATCATAGAGGGCCTGGGCAATCATTTCGGCTTCTTCAATCCCAAACACGGGTTGATCCACCACCACCATACGGGGACTGGCCGGTTTGCCGTTAAAGATACTGGCCGTCTCATTGCCGTCACCCTGATCGGTGCTGGTCAGGACCTGGGCACTGCTCTTAATGGAAACGATCGGCTGTTTGCGGCTATAGTCCCAACTGCGAACCTCAACGGCACTGACCTGTTCCGCACTACTGGCCCGGACCCGAAAACCCAGGAGTGTGTCCTGCCAGACCAGGGTGAGGGTTGTCTCGGCAGTGGGCTTGCGAAAGTAGAGCTTGCTGTTTTCAACAAAGAGTTCGAAGCCGTGGCGGGCGGCACGCTCCCGCAGGAACTCCATGTTGGTCTGATTTTCCTGGAAGACATAGCCATTCACGCCACTGATGTCGTTATAGCCATAGGGACCCTCAGTGGCCTCGATCGTCCCGGCTTGAATCCCGACCTCTCGCACAATCCGCGTCACAATATCGCTGTCGGTCATGTTCTGAAAGGAACGATTGTAGCGGCCCCGGTGTAAGCGATGGGAGATATCGTAGCCCCGGATGACGATCGGGGCCTGGGATTGCAGGCTGAAGTGGGCCTCGATCGCCGTCACTTCCCCTTCAATGACATAGGTGTAGGTGCGCTGGGTTTGAGTCGAAAACTGGTCAGTTTCAATATCGTAGGTGGATTCTACTGTCTGACCGGTTGAGTAATTCTCGTCCTGGGTGGTACGGGAGGCGAAGCCGATCCGGATGCCGCTGCCAAACTGAAACAGGGAATCGTAGCGCCAGGGTTCATCATCCTCGTTAACTGGCATGTAGGAATTGCCAATCACAAGGGTGAACATGGCGGGCAGGTGGAGACTTTCTTCAACAGTGAGTTGCAGGATATCTCCCAGAAGTTCTTCTGAAGCGGCGGTCCAGTTGTCGCCCCCCACTTCTCCAAACTCAATCATGAAATCAGCAATGTAACTGGGCATGGTAATTGGTGCTACGACGAAGCCTTAATTCTGTTTCGGTGCGCCGATACTTTGATCCTCTAGCTGTTGCAATTTCAGACTAACCTTGGCCCGCACGGGGGTGCCACTGGGTAAAAACAGGGTCAGTTGATAGCTGACGGATTCAATAAAGCAACGTCTCAAATACCGCTGTCGATCGCCCCAGACAAAGCTGTAGAGGGGGGGGCGGCGCACCCGGGCATACCAATCATAGGCATTGAAATCCAGGCCAGCCACAATTTTGTTAATGTAGACTTCCATCACGCTCTGACCGGTTTCAAAGGTGTCATAGATAATGTTGTCGATGCTAATTTTGATCGGGTTGGGACCGGCGAAGCTCACTTTTTTCAGCAGACTGGCTGTGCGCGTATTCCCTTCCACATTATTGTTGACTTCCACGCTCCGTTCAAAATTCAACTGACTGGGGTTGAACTGAAATTCGATCGGTTGAACGGTGGGGCGCTCCCCTATGGCAGGGACGAGTCTGGCTTTGACAAGGGTTGTGGCTGGGCTGTAGACCATAGTTTGTTCTCCTACGGGATCAAACGAAAGGTTATCGATTCAAACGGTCTGAACGGTACAATCGCCCGTGGCGCTCTCGCTCCACTTCCAGGCGTTGTCGGAGCAATCCATAAATTTCACGGGCCAGAAACTCCAGATTTGCGACATCTTCCGTGCGCTGTTCCGGGGACAGCGCTTCAGTAATAGCCTGAGAAACAACGGTTGTCACCGTGGCATCGGCTGCAGCTATGCTGGTTGGGCTTTGATTTCCCAAGGCATCTTTGTACTTGATGATGTCCGAGTATTGTGCATCTCCCGGTTGATTGGCATCTGCAGCCAGACCGACCATGGGGTCTGCTTTCTGGATGGGGGTCAGCTCAAAGGGGAAGCCGCCATCCCCGATCGGTTGCACATCTGGAGCCCGGATCGTCAAATCAAAGTCTGACTCAGACTGATGGTCTTCTCGATAACGCTGGACGACGGGCAGACTGGCTGGAGCAGGCGCAGACCCTGACTCTCCTCCCCTGGGTGATCCGGGTGCCTCGGCTGCACTGGCCCCCAACAGTTCCTCAATACTGGACCAGGAATCCGGGATCTCACCTCCGAGTCCACCTGCAAACTTCGCACCAGAGAACTGGCTGGGCAGCAGGCTAGGGATGGGGGTGACGGATTTGGCCTGCACGATCGGCAGGGAGCCTGGGGCAGGAGGCTCTCCCTGAGCGTCTAGTTCAGGGCTGGTCTGGGGCCAGGACTCACCGACAGCTTCTCCGATCGGAGTCCCCTCCATGGGTTCCAGACCATCCTGGAGGGAAAAAGAGTCGGCACTCTGCTTGGTCTGAGCAGTTCCTTCTCCCAGGGGATGCTGATGGCCCAGATTTTGCAGCACGGTGGGTAATTCGGGCAGGGGGGCTCCGGCGGCGAGGAGTTGGGCCACAGTGCGATCGGTCCCGGAGGCTGGCTCGGATGGGGCTGTCTCTAAGCTCCCAGAGGCAACAGGAGAGGCAGGAACCCGTTGAATCCTGGGAGTTTCTACTGGTGTCCTCGGTTCAGCTTGGTCAGCAGCAGGAGTTCTGACTTCTGTAAATCGCTGGATTCCAGCTCCTTCGCTGACTGGAGAGTGTGGGACATCCCGTGAATCGGATGCTGTCCCAGTCTCGGCAGGGGTGTCTGCTGATCCAGCCTGTCGGTCCGATCGATCTGCTGCCAATGCCTGGATCGCTGCTGGCTCAGCCCCTGGCATTGATTCACGTCCTACCGTTGATTGAGTGACGGTGGCAGGGTCGTTCTGCTGTTCCGTTGGGAGTTCCGCAAAGTGCTGAATAGCTGTTGAGCCAGGCTCTGACGCAGTGGTAGAACTTGCTGGGGGTTCGGTAGCAGTGGCAGGGATTTCTGCCAAGGGTTGAATGACTTCTGGTTTAGCGCCTGGGATACTGACGGGACTTTCCCTCGCATCAGGAGTAGTGGGAGCAGGGCTGCCTGGGAGATGGGCAGGGCTTACGGCGAATGGCTGGATAGCACCGGGTTCAGGCCCTCCAGATTCAGACCCTCCAGATTCAGCGGCAGTTACCGTTTGCCCCTGTGGGACTACTGGACTTTCTGAGAATGACTGAATAACTGCTGGCTCAGCTTCTGATGGGACTGCAGGACTTTCCGTCGAATCAAGGGTAGTGGGGGCAGGGCTTGTGGCGAATGACTGGCTAGCACCGGGTTCAGACGCTCCAGATGCAGTGGTGGTTGCCGTTTGGTCTTCCAGGGTGGGTGGACTGGCTGCGAGGCGCTGAATGCCTGCTGGTCCAGCTCCAGGGCTTGCGGTTGATTCAGGCACAGTTGCGGATCCATCTTGAAGATCGGCAGGACTTGCCGTGAATGACGGAATGGCTACCGATTCCGTCTCTGGGGTAGTTGTAGGGACTTCCGCCGCTGCAGCCATGGTAGCTGTTTGGTCTTCCAGGGTGGGTGGACTGGCTGCAAGGCGCTGAATGGCTGCTGGTTGAGACCCTCCAGATTCAGATCCATCTCCAGATTCAGCAGCAGTTGCGGCTGGTGCATCTGGCCGGTTGGCTGAGACTGCGGCAAACCGCTGAATGCCTGGAACATCCCCCAGAGGAGGTTCTGTTGAACTCCAGGCACGTTCACCTGCAGGCTCATCTGCTGGGTCACCCGATCGCCCGGAGTCAGGTCGATCGGGTGTGATCTCTGCGGCCAACCGCTGTATACCTGGCCTTACTGGAGCAGGAGTTCCATCGGGGGGAGGGAAGGTTGTTTCTGGATCGGGTTGAATCCCTGCAGTCTCAAGGCCTGTGAGGGTAACCGGCCCATCCGCTGCTGGCCGATCGCCCTCGTCTGCCTGGGGTTGAACCGCAGTTGGGTCAGCCGATGCCATCAATGGGGACTGATCGGGAGAGGGGAGAGATTCTGCCCCAGCCAAGCGCTGAATCCCTGACTCGGCATTGGCAGAAGGAGAACTGGTCCGGTCTGGAGCGTTGTCTGTTGTTTCGACATCGGGAAATGGAAGGGGAGCTGGCTCAGTTGGTGGAACCGTTGCAGAATCAGCGGAAAATTCAATCCCCCTATCCTCTGGCGATCTTTGGATCCCGATCGTCTCTGTGAATCCAGTAGAACTGGCCAGGTCAGGGGCAGCGGATGCTTTATCCCATGATTGAACCTGGGATGGCTCAGAAATAGGGGTGGACTCAGGGGCTTCTCCAGAATCAGAACTGGCCGGTGCTGAAAATCGTTGGACAATAGAGGGGTCGGAAGCCACAGCCGCTTCGAACGAGCTCCCAGTCTCATCTGTTGCCGCTTCGAATCGTTGCAGGGCTGCATCAACTGAAGACTCTACAGGGCTATCAGCAGGTTCTGGAATAGCATCTGCTGGTGCTGCCACTTGTTGTACTGGAGCATCAATCGGCAGATTTGTGGTGTCTGCTGGGAGTAGGGCGGCATCCGTGGAGGATTCGGCAGGGCTGTCAGCAGGTTCTGGAATAGCATCTGCTGGTGCTGCCACTTGTTGTACTGGAGCATCAATCGGCAGATTTGTGGTGTCTGCTGGGAGTAGGGCGGCATCCGTGGAGGATTCGGCAGGGCTGTCAGCAGGTTCTGGAATAGCATCTGCTGGTGCTGTTAATCGTTGTTGTGCAGCATCAATTGGCAATACTGGAGAGGGATTGCCAGGACGATCGCCACCTTCAACGAGATCGATCGATCTCTGAATGCCGCTGTCTTCTCCCGCCGATACTGACTCCGGCATCACTGGCCCATCGGTACCCAGATCAGGGATTGTCGCAGCCGCCTCCGATCGGAAACCTTGCCCCCCAGGCTGATCAGGGCCAGCGGCAACAGGGCCAGTGGGAACAGGAACGGGAGGGTTCTCTCCTGGAGCCATGGCAGGATCAGCCGAGACAGGCGGAATCCTGGGAGGGGCTCCACCTGCGATCGCGATATCTGGGGTTTGCTGGATCGCTGCAGGTCTCTCCCCAGGTGTTGACGGTCGATCAGGCACGATCGCTGGGATTGGCATCGTTGTCTCTGTCGGTCCACCACTATTAGCCCTGGCTGCGATGCGGGCATCTGGGCTGATGCTCTCCGGGAAGGATGGCATCGGAGGAGTGGGAGGAGAAGGGGTTGGGGTTACAGAAGCAATGGTTTCTGCTGCAGATTGAATGGGTGGCGTGACATTGACATCAGTTGGGGTTACAGAAGCAATGGTTTCTGCTGCAGATTGAATGGGTGGCGTGACATTGGCATCAGTTGGGGTTACAGAAGCAATGGTTTCTGCTGCAGATTGAATGGGTGGTGTGACATTGGCATCAGTTGGGATTTCTGGTTCAATGGCTTCTGCGAAGGATGGAACGACTGTAGGGAAGTCAGGAGTAGAGGGGGCTGTCGGTTCATTGCCTTCCGGGAAAGATGGCTCAGCCAGGAATTCTGGGCTGTCCAATCGAATAGCAGGTCTCTCGATTTCCGATCGGACTTCTGGTTCTGGGCTTTCAGCTAACCGCTGAATTCCAGATTCAGCGGTTCCTGGGTCTGCAGGCAGGTGATCAGCAACTGTGGGGGGAGGGGCAGCAGCAGACTGGCGCTGGGCAGGCCGATCGGCTTTAGGTTGAACGATCGGGGATGATTCTGGCGATCGGGGTTGCCTGGAAAAAAGTTGCTTGAACCATCCGCCCAGGGTTTGCTGGGGCTGAGGGGCAGTTCCAGATGCAGGGGGTTTGGCCTCAGTTGGCGGTACAGGTTCTGGGGCAGCAGGTTGTGTTGGTGTTTCAGTTGTGGCGGGCGTGACCAAACCGGCGTCCTTGGCCTGGATAGGTTGTGGCAGGCTGACCGGCTCTGAAGCAGGGGAACTGACAGGCTCAGAGCGGACACCCAGAGGGGCTGCCGCTCCTGACATCTCCGCTGGTGCAGGTGATGGTAGACCTTCGCTGTCCAGGCTTTTTGTGGCCAATTGGGCAGAGGGATTGTCTGTCCCAGGGAACCCCTGCGGAGGAGACTGGGAGGCGATCGCTGGAACCTCTGGGGCTAACTGGGCAGAGGGATTGTCTGTCCCAGGGAACCCCTGTGGAGGAGACTGGGAGGCGATCGCCAGGGTTTCTGCTGCAGGGGGTTGGGAAACTGCTGTGGTCCCAGGGGTTTCTGGTCCAGGGATCGATGCCTGGAACGGACCTGTGGCCAGAGGAGCCTCAGGAGGAATGTCTGGTGATCGGGGGGCGATGGGGGGGGAAACTGGCTCAGCCGCTGGTTGAATTGACTCAGTGGCTCTGACAGCCCCCAAGTCCTGGGTCGAAGTCGTCGGTATCGGGTCCATCTCCGGCTGAGTTGACTCAGATCCTTCGGGTTGCTGGACTGCCTCAATTGGGGGAGAGGGCGAAAAGCTGGTTCCCTGCGGCCAGGAGGGAGCTGATTGAACGGGCTCAAGCGGGGGGGACATGCTGCGGTCAGCCAGCGGGGAGACTGGATTTTCTGTTCCAGAATTGACCAAAGTGTCAGAGTCTGGAGCAGGGGCTGCCTGGACGATTGGCGGGGTCTCTGCCGCGATCGCATCCAGAGCAGGCTGAACTGCTGCTGGGGCTGGACTGACATCTGCTGCCAGATCCATCGCCCCTGTTGCAGCGACCTCGGGCTGTTTCTCCAGGCTTGGGGACGAGGTGTCTGGATCTCTATCCTGGGCTGGTTGTAGAGGGGCTGCCCCAGATGGCTGAGCCGTGGTAGACGGGTCAGCAAGGAGAGCTTCTGGAACAACAGCCTCGCCTGTGCTGGCCGGTCTGGGTGGAAGGATATCCGGGGGCAGAGCAGGCTGGTCTATGCGATCGAAGACTGGTGGAACGATCGGGGCGTTTCCTGGGGATGAAAGCTTGGCCTGTGGAGCAGGCAAGGCAGGGGGCGCTGCCGCAGGCATAGCCACCGCAGGAGCGGCATCAGCCCGAAACTCCCCGTCCCCTGTGTCCCGGTTCTCAGGCAAGCTGATCTCCGTCGGGCGACTCTCCTCAGCAAAGGGAAAATCCTCAAACAGATTGCCCAGGGGTCGGTAGCCTGACAATCCCTGGGGAAAAAAGGTCGAGAAGTTGAAGCCAGACAGGGGTCTTGCCCCCAACGGAACCAGGAATTTAGGTTGCAGGAAACCAGAGCCCAGGGGGGGTGGCGGTAGCAGTGGATTTTTCAGGCCCAACGGCTCCTCTAGAGGGAGCATCTCCTCCACGTCCTGAGAGCTCGGACCTGCCTGTGGGGAATCCGCCATAGATCAATTAAGAGCTGAAGTAGCCAAGTCGATCGCGCTGCTGCAACTGGGTAATCCCGCCCCCACCAGAGTTAGCAATCACTTTCAGCCCTTCGTAAGCCAGGGTCAATTCTTCGATCGCCACAGCATTGGCATCTGCTTTCAGGGCAGGGGCCTTCCAGTTGATCGGTACAGCTCCCAGCAACGTCCAACACTGCATGGTTTGACCCGCTTGATTAAAGATGAGGATGTTAATATTGCGGCGCAACCCTCTACCTCCAGTCATAGCTTGCTGCATCCAGCCCCAGAAAATCAAACTGTTGGTTAAGCCCCGGCTCAGGGTGACTTCACTGAATGAAGAAGGCCCCAGCAGGATCCGCTCCTGATTATTCACGCCCCCTTCCTGAACTTTGGTGGTTGTAATCTTAACCCCCAGGCCCTGACAACCTGTAAACCAGGCTGTGAGTGTACTTTCCATCTCCACATAGAAACGGTTACCCGTTACATAGTTGAGGGCATAGGTGCTGCTGCTGTTCGTCTTATTGTTTGTGGTTGGGGGCTTATTATTCGTGTTTGAATACATCAGAAGTGCTCCCCGTAATGAATGCGACGCTCATGGGCCAGTCGCAACTCCTCTCGCATGAGCTCATACACCCGATCGGTCAATTTCTGCATCAGAAGGGGACTTTTCAAGACCTTTTGCACCAGATCGGTGGTGGGGGCATGCTCCTTCTTGGTGTTATCGCTCTGAATCCGACTCGTTGCCGTATAACCTGCGGGGCCTACGTTCACTTTCAGCGG is a genomic window containing:
- a CDS encoding response regulator, with the translated sequence MNFLKKSLLSKLVGYFFLLSAFTVSILAWTVNDRARDSLKQSVFDRLTVATSLKEYQLNQWIDDQRRDVVLISQLPEIQREVEVLLKQKPGDEAYKTSYEIIKEYLTNIAGIKPQIDDISILTNGGIVVFSTDTKRVGKYQPLGNTTTYFNPEKDFVVKPNFYTSVITGKPMMTFATPITSKERGRVAVVAVDLNLDGIDAIIREKTGLGKTGETYLVGSLERKNTFISGEKYGQKVFVDGISSIGIDSAMNARDGSGLYKNYAKVPVIGVYVWLENQNLALLAEMNQSEAFAPARQLARDILLLGLSSATLLLVAVYLMSRRITQPVLAITNAAIEVANGNLMSTAPVMTQDEIGILAQAFNKMTSQLKLSNAQVSEYSRTLEHQVEERTAELARAMSETQAALAYVGAVIDNLADALLVTDPNGRINQANPALEVIYGLKESVLLGQGVQQLLGEEARTLIEETKQNPGEAKTKEFKLPGNRIGKAVATAIFKVGPAEAGENLYTGTVILIRDITREKEVDQMKTDFISTVSHELRTPLTSVLGFAKLIQKKLEENIFPVIQTDDKKVQRAMRQVGENIDIIVSEGQRLTTLINDVLDVAKMEAGKLDWKMEPLRITEILDRALASTSALFEQKGLQLVREVDPELPEFLGDRDRLIQVVINLISNAVKFTDQGAVTCKAYRAEREIVVSVIDTGMGIAEVDQPKVFEKFKQVGDTLTDKPKGTGLGLPICKEILEHHGGRIWVESKLGQGSIFSFALPFISSDAISEIKTVDIDKLVQELRDQATSTQLTQNVGQKTVLVVDDDISIRVLLRQQLETVGYRVREAEGGMEAISQAKKDPPHLIILDVMMPKINGFDVAAVMKNDPLTMDIPIIIYSGIEDQNRAYRIGVDLYLTKSGESEELLKQVDLLITQGTSKKKVFIVDEDVSTMRTLAEALEARGYSVVEIMTGEEFKERVQTLQPDMIIADADFWTQSEIVRSLQYEKGMQNISLLLLRSKADETMMINSGNGNSAGSEIPSDSSSEADPNNSSVSS
- a CDS encoding VgrG-related protein, whose amino-acid sequence is MPSYIADFMIEFGEVGGDNWTAASEELLGDILQLTVEESLHLPAMFTLVIGNSYMPVNEDDEPWRYDSLFQFGSGIRIGFASRTTQDENYSTGQTVESTYDIETDQFSTQTQRTYTYVIEGEVTAIEAHFSLQSQAPIVIRGYDISHRLHRGRYNRSFQNMTDSDIVTRIVREVGIQAGTIEATEGPYGYNDISGVNGYVFQENQTNMEFLRERAARHGFELFVENSKLYFRKPTAETTLTLVWQDTLLGFRVRASSAEQVSAVEVRSWDYSRKQPIVSIKSSAQVLTSTDQGDGNETASIFNGKPASPRMVVVDQPVFGIEEAEMIAQALYDELGGEFIYADARAEGNPEIRAGRVVKLTDMGKYTGQYYVTETRHLYDNNIYTTEFSVRGLRSGDLLSTIAPRHPLRPGQTFLVGIVTENRDPNGWGRVRVKFPTLSEEHNSYWARMVAVGAGASRGFDCLPEIGDEVLVAFEHGDIHRPYILGGVWNGIDKPPESFASAPNTINSVVSSGSDMGTVRLRTFKTRVGHQLQFAEQDASTTAALSETGQASGSATSLFGLAPLLGFKGNHLWTAGGHTLDLCDLDRAQVSCIQLKTSRQHGLKLNDAGSESGISLQTAARQSISLVDVPTALSLQPQINLNTSGNVVINAGSPPILGTLFSAGAFAALGAQASQVPGTAAQMLTAKVANFLSSIELTGGYINQLSLGGVTLVAGTGSSARVLPQQAYLTSPGISISAVPDSLSITLPTPGMLNLTGAALVNILSPIAITLTASVVTISAPTIVLNGNVTINGGLTLNGSFVKDGISRF
- a CDS encoding phage tail protein: MYSNTNNKPPTTNNKTNSSSTYALNYVTGNRFYVEMESTLTAWFTGCQGLGVKITTTKVQEGGVNNQERILLGPSSFSEVTLSRGLTNSLIFWGWMQQAMTGGRGLRRNINILIFNQAGQTMQCWTLLGAVPINWKAPALKADANAVAIEELTLAYEGLKVIANSGGGGITQLQQRDRLGYFSS